In Labrys monachus, the genomic stretch GCACGGGCGATGGTGGGGTCCTGCACCGCGCAGGTGATCATCTTGCCGGCCTTGCCTCGAAACCGGAGGAAGATGCGCGAGCCGTTGACGGTGACGTGCCGCTTCAGCAGGGTCGCCGCCCCATGGCTGCCGTTCTCGCGGGCATAGGCGTCGCAGCCGACCCGGATATGGGTCTGGTCGATGAGGGCGACGGCGCAGGCGATCGCCTTGCTGCGGTCGAGCCGCCGCGAGGCCAGGTCTCGAGCGACGGCGGCGCGGATCCGCGGCAGGACGGAGAGCAGGTCGAGAAGCCGGGCAGCCTTGCGGTCTTCGCGAATGGCCGTCCATTCGGGATGATAGCGATATTGCCGCCGGCCCGCCTCGTCATGGCCGACGGCCTGGATGTGGGCGCGTTCGTCGGCGGCGATGCGCACGTCGGTATAGGCGGGCGGAATGGCGAGCGAGCGGATACGGGCTTTGGTTTCGGGGTCGATGACGCGGTTGCCGGCGGCATCTCTATAGGTGAAATTTCGGCCGACGCGGCGACGGGTGATCGCGAGTTCGTCGATCGAGACGATCTTCAGCCTGAACTTCATGCCGGCCTCGGGGTTGCGGTCCCCCACAACGCCGGCGCCCCTTTCGCAGTTCCCGTGGGGCGGCAGCCGCCTCATATGCCCGGAAGGGCTGATCTCACACTGCGTTCGCGATCCGCCAGGGGCGGGCCGGCGACAGCGCCACCGGCCTTACAGGCTCGCCTGGCGGCGACGTGCATGGGAGAGGTCGATGACATTGCCGTGCCATTGCACCGCGGTGCGCGGCCTCGGCTGGCGGGTCTCGATCATGGAGCACAGGTCCCTCTGCAGAGGATGCCAGGGCTTCCAGCGCTTGTCGATCTCGGCGGTGACCTGCGCCATCACCAGGCGATCGGGGTGCGGCAGCTCGACGGCCGGCGGATGCGGCTGCGCCAGGGCATCGTCGCGGCGGCGCAGGGTCCACAGCACGATGCCCATGTCACGCGGTTCGAGCATGATGGCGCGTTCGCAGCCATAGAGCACGAGGCGGGCCACGGCCACCGTGCCGGTTTCCTCCATCGCATCGCGGATGACGGAGAAGGCAAGCTCGCCGGCGGGATCGCCGGGCACCATGTAATGGGCCTTGTCGTACCAGGTCCAGTCGATCGCATCCTTGGTGACGAACGCTTCGATATCGATGGAATCGGTGCTTTTGCAAGCCGTGACGGGAGGGCTTGCCACGCGATCGAAGGGATAGGC encodes the following:
- a CDS encoding DNA topoisomerase IB; protein product: MKFRLKIVSIDELAITRRRVGRNFTYRDAAGNRVIDPETKARIRSLAIPPAYTDVRIAADERAHIQAVGHDEAGRRQYRYHPEWTAIREDRKAARLLDLLSVLPRIRAAVARDLASRRLDRSKAIACAVALIDQTHIRVGCDAYARENGSHGAATLLKRHVTVNGSRIFLRFRGKAGKMITCAVQDPTIARAMRRMGMLPGNRMLQFLDGAGNRRPISASEINAYLRRVSGRAVTAKDFRMLGASAWAVEHLAALTPGTSETGRKRQIAAVMRDVAEHLANTPAVVRKSYVPALVVQSFEDGTLSKAFRRARAGMHRNRTETVLGLLGRRP
- a CDS encoding Ku protein is translated as MAPCSTWKGSLHFSFVTCPVSMTPATSGNETAYPFDRVASPPVTACKSTDSIDIEAFVTKDAIDWTWYDKAHYMVPGDPAGELAFSVIRDAMEETGTVAVARLVLYGCERAIMLEPRDMGIVLWTLRRRDDALAQPHPPAVELPHPDRLVMAQVTAEIDKRWKPWHPLQRDLCSMIETRQPRPRTAVQWHGNVIDLSHARRRQASL